The region GCCCAACACGGCTTCACGCCCGTCAATAATGCGGTGGTCATAGCTCAGAGCAAAATAGTTCATGGGACGCACCACTACCTGACCGTTTTCCACCATCGCACGGTCTTTGGTCGCATGTACGCCCAAAATCGCACTTTGTGGCGGGTTAATGATGGGGGTGGACATCATCGAACCGAAAGTACCACCATTGCTGATGGAGAACGTACCACCGGTCATTTCTTCCATACCCAGCTTGCCGTCACGTGCCTTGGCACCAAACTCAGCGATCTTCTTCTCGATGTCAGCAAAACTCATCTGATCTGCATTGCGCAAAATCGGTACCACCAGACCACGCGGAGAACCCACGGCGATACCAATGTCAAAATAACCGTGATAGACGATGTCGTTACCATCCACTGACGCATTAAGAACCGGGAATTTCTTCAAGGCATGCACGGCAGCCTTGACAAAGAAACTCATGAAGCCAAGCTTGACACCGTGCTCCTTTTCAAAACGATCTTGCATCCGCTTGCGCATGTCCATCACAGGGGCCATGTTGATCTCGTTGAACGTGGTCAATATGGCGTTGGTAGACTGCGATTGCAACAGACGCTCGGCCACACGAGCACGTAAACGTGTCATAGGTACACGTTGTTCTGGGCGTCCCGCCAATTGCTCAGCCAAGCGCCCCACAGGCGCTGCTACTTGAGGCAACAATGGGGCTGCAGCCCTTGCCGGAACTGCAGGAGCAGCTACAACTTTAGGTGCAACCACAGCAGCCAGGACATCACCCTTGGTCACGCGACCATCTTTACCAGAACCTGGCACAGATCCAGCTGCCAGGTTGTTATCGGCCATCAATTTGGCCGCAGCAGGCATGGCAACACCAGCCATGCTGTTTCCAGCAGCAGCTGCAACAGACGCAGCCACAACGGGTGCGGCAGCGACTGACGCAGGAGCAGGGGCCGATGCAGCAGCACCAGCGACGGCTTCGGTGTCTATACGAGCAATCAGTTGGTCCGCTGCAACAGTACTGCCATCTGGCTGCACAATTTCAACGATCACACCGGCCGAGGGTGCTGGCACTTCCAGTACCACCTTGTCAGTTTCCACATCAATCAGGATTTCATCCACAGCGACAGCGTCGCCAACCTTTTTCTTCCACTGCAACAAAGTGGCTTCTGCCACAGATTCCGACAGTTGCGGGACTTTGACTTCTACGATTGCCATAAAAATTCTTTCAAAAATAATCTTGAGGGGGTTTGCGGTAGGTAAACCAACCACCGCAAAAGATGCATTCAGTGGGTAGTTTTATTTCGTGAGAACAAAACCCTTGAGCTTGCCAAAAGCACCATCAACCAATGCCTTTTGCTGCTCCTGGTGCAGGTGTGAATAACCCACCGCCGGTGAAGCTGAAGCTGCCCGACCGGAATAACCCAGCTTTTGCCCTTCAAGCATGTTCTCGTGAATGTAGTGTTGCACAAAGAACCAGGCACCCTGGTTTTGTGGCTCGTCTTGTGTCCAAACCACTTCGGTGGCATTGGGGTATTTTTTGAGCTCAGCTGCAAAGGCTTTGTGCGGGAATGGATAGAGCTGCTCCACTCGCAAAATCGCTACATCGTCCAAGCCTTTTTCTTCACGCTTCTTGGACAGGTCATAGAACACCTTGCCAGAACACACAACCACCCGCTTAACCTTCTCAGCCTTGAGTGCCTTGTTATCAGGAATGATCGTCTGGAAGCTGCCTTTAGTGAACTCAGACAAAGGCGATGCGGCATCCTTGTGGCGAAGCAAAGACTTGGGTGTGAAAATTACCAACGGTTTGCGCAGGTTACGCACCATTTGACGACGCAACACGTGGAAGATCTGGCTGGCTGTGGTGGGCTGTACCAATTGCATGTTGGTGTCGGCTGCCAATTGCATAAAGCGCTCCACGCGGGCAGAAGAGTGCTCTGGGCCTTGGCCTTCATAGCCATGCGGAAGCATCATGGTCAAGCCGTTGACACGGCCCCACTTCACTTCACCTGAAGCAATAAACTGGTCAATCACCACTTGGGCACCATTGGCGAAATCGCCAAACTGTGCTTCCCAAATCACCAGGGTGTTGGGATCATTGGAGGCATAACCGTATTCAAAACCAAGCACAGCTTCTTCGGACAAGATGGAGTCAATCACCACAAAGGGTGCCTGATTCTCTGCAACGTTTTGCAACGCTACATAGGTGCCCACATCCCATTTTTCACGGCTTTGATCATGAATGACTGCGTGACGATGGGTAAACGTACCACGACCACAGTCCTCACCAGACAGACGCACGGGGTAACCACTGGCCACCAACGAGGCAAAAGCCATGTGCTCACCCATACCCCAATCCACCGGGATATCGCCGCGGCCCATAGCAGCACGGTCGTCATAGACCTTTTTCACCAGTGGATGTGGATTGACACTGGCCGGAATCGTCGTGATCTTGTCAGCCAAGCGCTTCCACTCAGCCATTGGAATGGAGGTATCTCCCGCATCGGTCCATTTTTTCCCAAGGAAAGGCGTCCAATCCACCGCATATTTGCTCTTGAAATTGGTCAGGACAGGGTCCACCGTATGGCGGCCCGCATCCATGGCGGCACGGTAAGCTTTCACCATGTCATCACCCAAAGTCGCACCCAGACCCTGGGCGGCCAGTTTGTCGGCATACAGTCGGCGGGTACCGGGATGCTGGGCAATCTTTTTGTACATCAGCGGCTGAGTCAGCGCTGGGGTATCTTGTTCGTTATGACCCAGTTTGCGGAAGCAAATAATGTCCAACACCACGTCCTTGCGGAACTCCATGCGGTATTCCAGCGCCCACTGCATGGCCATAACGACGGCCTCGGGATCATCACCATTCACGTGCATCACCGGAGCCTCTACACCCTTGACGATGTCGGTGCAATACAGCGTGGAACGGTAGTCACGTGGGTCAGATGTGGTGAAACCAATCTGGTTGTTAATGATGATGTGTACCGTACCAGCCGTGGTGTAACCACGGGTTTGTGCCAATGCCAAGGTCTCCTGATTAACCCCTTGCCCAGCAAAAGCTGCATCACCATGCACCAGCACGGGCAAGACCTGACGACCCGTTGGATCAGCGCGACGGTCCATACGGGCGCGCACCGAGCCCTCAACGACCGGGTTCACAATTTCAAGATGTGAAGGATTAAACGCCAAACTCAAGTGCACCGGGCCACCAGGGGAGGTTACATCCGAGCTGAAACCCTGATGGTATTTCACATCACCTGCGGGCAAATCTTCCGGAGCTGTATGGTCAAACTCGGCAAACAAATCTGCTGGCATCTTGCCCAATGTGTTCACCAGCACGTTCAGTCGACCACGGTGAGCCATACCGATCACAATTTCTTGCACACCCAAACCACCAGCTTGCTGAATCAATTGATCCATGGCGGCAATAAAACTTTCGCCACCTTCCAATGAAAAACGCTTCTGACCCACATATTTTGTGTGCAAGAAGCGCTCAAGCCCCTCAGAGGCGGTCAGGCGGTCAAGAATGTGTTTTTTCTGATCAGCATTGAAATTCGGCTTGCTGCGCACACTTTCAAGTTTTTGTTGCCACCAGCGTTTTTGCGTCTGATCCGTCAGGTACATGTATTCAGCACCAATGGTGCTGCAATAAGTTTCACGCAAGGCGTTCAACAACTCACGCAAAGGCATCTTGTCTTTGCCAAAGAACGTATTGCTGGTGTCGAACACGATTTCCTGGTCAGCGTCTTTGAACCCATAGAACGAGGGATCGAGCTCAGGAATGTTAGGACGCTCAGTGCGCTTTAATGGATCCAGATCAGCCCAGCTGGCACCAACATTGCGGTAAGCAGCTATGAGCTGCTGTACAGAGGTACGCTTGCGACCCATCTCTGCATCCACACTGGCCACCACAACTTTGGTACCACCCGCCTTGGCACGTTGTGCAAAAGCATCGATGACGGGTTGGTGGGGAACGTCTTTGGCATTGCTGCCGTCCACGGCGGGCACGTGCTGCAAGGCATCAAAGTAATCGCGCCAAGTGTCTGGCACGCTGCCCGGATTGGCTAGGTAGTTTTCGTACATCTCTTCGACGTACGGGGCGTTCCCACCAAAAAGGTAGGTATTCGCCTGGTAGGCTTGATAAACCGTGTTTGTCTCACTCATGTTTCGCTGACTTTCATTTCCCTTGGGGAAACTTTAGCTGGTTAAAGCTGATGGTTGATTAACCTCCCGCGTCACGGCTTGACCGTTTGGCGGATGCGACAGTGGCGTTGGAAGGGCCGATTGCAAAAAGAATTGTGCCATCAGAAAGCAGCACAATTCTTACAAGAAAAATTTAACCTCAAAATTATCTGGCGCTTACCAAATCCTTGATTTGTTGCAAAGCTGCCGGATCATCCATCGTAGTCAAGTCGCCAGGGTCACGACCTTCGCACACGGCAGTGATGGCACGCCGTAAACATTTGCCACTGCGTGTTTTCGGCAACACGGTGACAAAACGCACGCGTGCCGGACGCGCCACAGCACCCAGGTCACGGTCAACCAGTTTGAATATTTCCGCTTCCAGTTTAAGTGCACTGGTTTCGTCTGCCACAAGACTGGCATCCTTAACCACGGCAAACGCCATCGCCACCTGACCTTTCAGCTGATCGGCTACCCCAACCACAGCCACCTCCGCAATGTTCGGATGTGCAGCAATACTCTCTTCAATTTCACGGGTGCCCAAGCGATGCCCCGCCACATTGATCACGTCATCGGTACGTCCGAGAATGAAATAATAGCCATCGGCATCACGTACACCCCAATCAAAAGTGCTGTACACCAGCTTGCCAGGAACACTCTTCCAGTAGGTGTTCACAAAGCGCTCATCATCACGCCACACTGTTTGCATACAACCTGGCGGCAGTGGGCCTTCCACAGCCACCACACCCTTTTGATTCGGACCAGTAAGCTCCTCACCTGTTTGATCGTCCAGCAACTTCACGTCATACCCATAGACCGCTTTGCCGGGCGAGCCAAACTTGCTGACCACTTTTTCCACGCCGTTGCACAGCGCCAAAATGGGCCAGCCAGTTTCCGTTTGCCAGTAGTTGTCAATGATGGGCTTACCCAGGCCATCACTGATCCACTGTGCAGTGGGCTCATCCAATGGTTCGCCCGCCAAGAACAGTGCACGCAGGCTGGACAGATCATATTTGGAGAGCAAGGTCGGATCTTGCTTTTTCAGCACCCGGATGGCAGTGGGTGCACTGAACATCACGGTGACCTTGTATTTTTCGACCAGGCTCCACCAAATTCCGCCATCGGGACGAATTGGCAACCCCTCATACATGATGGTGGCCATCCCTGCAATTAACGGACCATAAATGATGTAACTGTGTCCTACGACCCAGCCAATGTCGCTTGTGGAAAAGTAAGTTTCACCAGCATTACCCGCGTAGATATGTTTCATGCTGGCAGCAAGTGCTACACAATAACCACCAGTGTCCCGTTGTACGCCCTTGGGCTTGCCGGTCGTACCACTGGTATAGAGCGTGTAACTGGGATGGGTGGAGTCCACCCATTCGCATTCGACCACGGTATTGAGATTCTTGTCCCGCAACGGTGCCCACAGTTTGTCACGCCCATCCACCAAGGCCATGGGAACCAGACCACGATCCACCAGCAGCACGGATTCTGGTTTGTATTTGGACAGGTTGATGGCCTCGTCCAACAGAGGTTTGTAGGCCACCGCCTTGCCACCGCGCGAACCTGCATCTGCACTAATGATGACCTTGGGCTCGGCATCTTCAATGCGCGAAGCCAGAGAACCCGAGGCAAAACCGCCAAACACCACCGAATGAATGGCACCGATACGGGTGCAAGCCAGCATGGCAAAGGCAGCCTCGGCAATCATTGGCATGTAAATTAATACGCGATCACCTTTTTGCACCCCCAACTCTTTCAGAACTGCAGCCATACGCTGGACTTCAGCATGCAAGTCACGGTAGGAATACACCTTTTCCTGATTGGTCTCAGTGGACACAAAAATCAATGCAGCCTGATCAGCACGATCTTTCAGGTGACGATCCACAGCGTTGTGGCACAGATTGGTGATACCACCGACAAACCATTTTGCAAAAGGTGGATTGCTGTAATCACATACTTGCTGAGGTTGAACTTTCCAATCCACCAATTGGGCTTGCTCACCCCAAAAACCGTCACGGTCAGTGAGAGAACGTTGATGAAATGCGGCATACGTGGTCATAGGCGGTCTCCAATGTTTATAGATAAACTGAATTCATAATTATGAACGTTGAACTTGCAATACCCTGACTCGGAAAAAATGTCTTCTTCAAAAGAATTCATCCAGAGACATTGGCCAGGGCAATTTTTCACTTAAACCAGTTGAAATAAAATTTTGATAGCAGTCTGCGCTTATCAGACAAGGGCTACATAGCTATTTGATCAAACTCTGCACTATTTTGAAATGTGGATGCTCTGCACTGCGCAACCATTCAAAAATTACCATCTCCGTGGTCATCAATTCGGCACCAGCGCCCGCCAACCGGTCAAATGCGGCATCTCGATTGCGCTCGGTTCGAGAACTGCAGGCATCGGTCACGACCCATACATCAAACTCATCTTCAAGCAAATGCAATGCTGTTTGCAACAAACACACATGTGCTTCGCAACCCGCAATCACGATATTGTTGCGCTCGGTGGGCGTATTGGATGGTTTTTGTAAATGCTTAGGCAAACTGCGCGCATTGCCCACAGGGGCTTTCAGGGGGGGCCGCAACCACTCTCCCAAACCTTCTTCAACACCACTGAATTGCATCTTGGCTAACGTGCGCTGACACAAGGTTCGTAACTCTGGTGGGTTTTCACCCAGTTTGGATGGATTTTGCTCGGTACCCCACACCGGAACCTGTAGTTGTTTGGCTGCTTGTGCCAATATGCTCGCATTGGTCAACACCAACTGAGCTTCAAAAATAGCGGGCATCAATCGGGACTGGTAATCAACCAGAACCAATTGGGAAACTTCAACATCAAGCAACATGACAAGCTTTCGGTAAATGGATCAAATCGGAATAAACCTTAGATTGTCCATCAGGTGAACTGGCATTGGAACAGGCAGAAAATCCACAGACATTGCACAACTTGAACGACTCATCTCATGCCACCACCACGCTTTCAAACATGGGATAAAGCGTATCCACCCATGTATCAACTTCTGCCTCGCTGATCTGCAAAAAGGCCAGGCATTCAGACCCATGACGCAGCCACTCGCGCTGATCCTTGACCCCTTCATGGCGCGCCACCAAATGATCCGCAATGGCGGCAATGGCAACCAGTTGGCGTACGTCCATGGCTACGGCGGCATCATGCAGCACTGAAAAGTCATGGTGCAGTCGCACCGCATGGGCAATGACCTGGGGCAAGCGCCAAGTTCTGGCCACGATGGCCCCGACCACCGCATGATCCGTTCGGTGCGCAGCATTCTCGGTCTGGATAAAGGTGCGATCCTGGCGTGCCATGGCTTCCACCAGGGTGCCACTGTAGCCGCGGATGCCCTGCAGCATCACAGGAATTCCGACATGAAAAAACAAGCCACAGGTCTTGGCCACGTCCACGTCCACGCCATACATTTGCCGGGCAATGTGTGCCATGGCCATGGAGCGACGTGTGGAAGACTCCCAGAAATGCTCGATCAGCGTGGGGTCGATACGAATGGCGTGACGCAGCAAAAAACCGGTTAATAAGGATGCGGTCGGCCGCATACCCAGCATTGATACCGCCTGCGCCACTGAACTCACGGGCTCACGCCGGGCATACAACGGGCTGTTGGCGATGCGAATCAGTGCCGCCGTCATGGCCACATCGCTGGCCGCAATGGCCGCAATGGCCTGTGGATCAGGGTCAGCCTGATTGAGCTCGGCCTGCAACTGCACCAACAATTGCGGGCATGGTGGAATAACAATGTCTTTGACCGGGCCAGCTTCTCTGACGTGATCAAGTTCGCGATTAATGTCCTGGGCATTCATGCATGGGTCTCCTGCCCGTGGATTATTGCTGCAAATATAGCTTCAGCTTTACGCTCTGCGCTCGATCAGATGGCGCTGCACACCAGCCCATTGCACCAAGGAGTTTGAATCAAGTGGTCGAGCAAAGAAATAACCTTGCAACTCTTCACAACCCAGCGCCGTCAGTTGTTGGGCCTGTCCCTGATTTTCAACACCCTCCCCAACCAGACGCAAACCCAGTTCGTGCCCTAGAGCGATTGTGGCACGCACAATGGCCATATCTGCAGGATCGTCCAGCATATCGCGCACAAATGACTGGTCAATCTTGAGCTTGTCAATCGGAAAACGTTTCAAATACGCCAGACTGGAATAGCCTGTACCAAAATCGTCAATAGACAGCATCACCCCCAACTCTTTGATGGCTTGCAAAGTGCCAACCGCCAAGTGCGAGTTGTGCATCAAATGCGACTCCGTGATCTCCAATTCGAGCTGACTTGGTTCACAGCGATATTGCACAATGTAGCTGCGCAGCAAATCTAGCAAACCCGGATCAGCCAACTGCACAGCCGACAGGTTAATGGCCATGACCCAATGGCCGTACCCGGCATCACGCCAAGCAGACCATTGCGCACAAGCCTGTTGCAAAACCCAAGTGCCAATGGGTTTGATCAGCCCGGTTTCTTCCGCTACAGGGATAAACCGGGACGGAGGCACCTGACCCAGCTCAGGGTTGTACCAGCGCAATAACGCTTCCACGCCCACCATCTGGCCAGTTTGTGCATCTATCTTGGGCTGATACAGCAGTGTGAACTCCTGATGCTCCAAGGCCGACTTGAGATGCTGCTCCAGCATTTGACGTTCATGAACGACTTGATCAATCGAGACATCAAACAAACAAGCTGCATCACGGCCACTCGATTTGGCGTTGTACATGGCAGCGTCGGCACGGCGCATCAATTCGTCACGATCCGTACCATCTTGCGGATAGGTGGCGACACCCACACTACATGACACGTTGAGCTCTTGTCCCTCCACCAGATGAACCTGTCTGATTAATGGAATGATGCGCTGTTCGGCTTGTTGGTGGGCCTGGGTTACATCTTTGAGTCCACGCAAAATCACCACAAATTCGTCACCGCCCAAGCGGCTCACCAGGTCTCCGCTACGCACGGCCTGCAACAAGCGTGAAGCCACCGAACGCAACAAGCCATCACCGATGTGATGGCCCAGGGTGTCATTGATGAGTTTGAACCGATCCAGATCGATAAAAAGTACGGCAATACACTCTCCGGTGCGACGTGCCTGGGCCAAAGCCGCATCCAATGTTTCGATACACAAAGAACGGTTGGGCAACTCGGTCAAAACATCATGATGAGCCAAAAATTTAACCCGATCCTCGGCCTTTTTACGGTCAGTGATATCGATACAAATCCCGATGTAATGCGACACCACCTCCTGCCGGGTGGCATCACGTACCGCTGAAATCATTAGTAACGCAGGATAGGTTTGACCACTTCGCGTGGTCAAACGCACCTCTCCCTGCCATTCATTGCGCCGCTCAATGGCTATCGCAATTTCCTGACCAATTTCAAACCCGTTCGCATCTGGGAAACTGGTCAACAGGCTGGAGAGCTGCTCCCCAAGCACTTCATAAAAATCATAAGAAGTAGCCTTGCAGAAGGCTTGATTCACACTGAGTATTTTTTGCTGGGCATCCATGATGATGATGCCCTCTGACGAAGCTTCAAACACCTTGGCCCACAACTGCAAGCGCTGCTCCATAAGTTTGAGCACGTTGATGGGCGTGAAGCTGGTCAGTACTGCGTCCACACCTTGAAACCGAACGCGCCTTGCCGACAACACCGCCCATGACGGTTCAGCTCCACCCAACCAGCGCACCTCGAACTCATCCACCCTGTCATGGTCAGCCAGGCGCTGGAAAAAACGGGCTCGCACACCGGGTTCCAGACCATATCGCCACGGGTCGGCACTGCGCCCCTCCAGCCATGGTTTGGCGGGTTCATTGGCATGCAGCACATGGTGATCAGGAATGGAAGTCACCACCATGGCAATAGGCATGGCTTCCACTAACTCAGTTTGCGCCTGGGCCGCACGCGCACTGGCAGCCAACTCTTGTTGTACCTCCCGATCATGATCCAATTGCGCCAGCATGCCGTTGAATGTGGTGACCAAGTGACCAATCTCATCTTCACTGGCCCAGCGCGCACGTAATGCATAGTTACTGCTTTGACGCACTTTCTCGGCCACACTTGCCAATTGTTTGAGTGGACTAGAAATCTGTCGTGCCACGGTGTACACCAGACTCAAAATCCCCACCAGCAACAACAATGCTGTTCCCAGATGCAACCACATGCGGGCAAACAGCCCATCCACTCGCAGCCTCAACAAGACATCCAACTCACGAGATGTCAATTGCCATGTTTTATCCAAAGTCTGCAGACCTTGCTGATGAACGGCATTAAAGTCTTCCAGATTGATGTGGATGGCATCTTTTTGCGCAGCATCCCGCACCAAACTCAAAATCAACTCAATATGCTTCACCAATTCCTGATTCGCGCCTTCCAGACGTGTTTTCAAGACGGGAGAACCAGCGGTGAATGCCTGCAGGTAATCAGAGCTGATACCTTGCAAAATAGCATCGAGTCGACCGGCAAGAATAAGCAGCGTGGATGCTTGCAAACTGGCCGCTGACGGTGTGCGACTGGCCTGACTCATAGCCACTGCAGCCTCGTTCATCACCTCAAGCAACTCGGGGAATCGCAACACCACCAAAGACATGCTGTAGTAGCTATCCAGATCAGGATCCAGAATCAGGTTGGACTGATTACCTACTGTCGTCAGCAAGGTACGCGCCTGGCTGATCAATTCCTTGCGCCCAGACTCTTCGGAGCTGTTAGGCGACACATAAACTTGCCATGCGCTCGCTACCGACTGGGATATTTCGGTCGTTTTAAGGGTCGCATCGCTGAGCACTCTCTGGGCATCAAACTTATTAAACCGCTCCAAGGTTTGGGCTGATTGGGCTGCATTTCCGATCAGTGCAGGAAAAAGAAAATCGCGTACGCTGTCGCAGTAAGCCACGCCAACGATTTCTTTGCGGGTGAAATCAATGGCCAAGTATTTCTCGTGAACCAAAATTCCAGAAATGTAGATGACCGTGGTCAAATCCAACAAATAAATCAGTGTGAGTTTGCGGCTCACACTCAAGCGCCCCAGCCAGTTGACAAAGGGTTTAAAAAAATGCATCGCTTGCTCTGCGCAACCTACCCAGGGTTGAATTTAAACCGCTGAAGGCACCAAAAAATCCCGGCTGATATGCGCGCCCAAATCGTTCACACGGTCTAAAAACTGCGTCAGATACGCATGCAATCCGGTAGCCAGAATCTCGTCAATACGGCCATATTGCAACTCTGCGCGCAATTTGCCGGCACGGCGCTGTGTTTCACCCGATTGGTCATTCGACACCATTTTCAAATTGCCCACCACTTCGTTCAGACTGGCATGTAAAGAACGCGGCATGTCAGGTCGCAAAATCAGCAACTCAGCCACACGCTCAGGCTTGATCACATCACGGTAGACTTTGCGGTAGACCTCAAAGCCGCTGACACTGCGCAAAATGGCGCTCCAGTGGTAAAAGTCGTATTCCTGATCTTTCACATTGGCGGTACCATAAAAATCACTTTCCACCGCGTGAAATTTCACATCCACCAAGCGGGCGGTGTTGTCAGCCCGCTCCAGAAAAGTACCCAAGCGCATGAAATACAGCGCTTCGTCCATCAGCATGGTGCCCACCGTCACCCCACGTGACAAATGTGAGCGGAACTTGACCCACTCAAAAAACTGGGACGGGTCGGTCTCAAACTCACCAGCCTTAAGCATGCGTTTGACTTCCAGCCAAGTCTGGTTTTGGGTTTCCCACACCTCGGTGGTGAGCGTGCCACGCACAGCACGGGCATTTTCGCGGGCCGCACTCAGGCAAGACACGATGCTGGAAGGATTGCTTTCGTCTTTAACCATGAAGTCCATCACACCTTTAGCCGTGATATCCCCATGCTTCTCTCGGTAGGTGGGCAACAGCTCACTGATGGACAACAAGCCTTGCCAACCTGCCTTTGCAACTGCATCAGACTGCGGCAGCAAAGAAGTTTGGTAATTCACATCAAGTAACCGGGCAGTGTTTTCGGCACGTTCGGTGTAGCGATTCATCCAAAAAAGGTGGTCGGCGGTGCGTGACAACATACTGTATATCCTCGATATTAATAGCGCATAACGCTTATTCCATGAGCCTTATAGCCCGATATTCACTAAATTAATTGCACTTTGCTATTAGCTTTGGCTTTGGCTTTGGCTTGTATTGACATCATCTTCCAGAATCCACGTGTCTTTTGTACCGCCACCCTGTGACGAGTTGACGACAAGTGAACCCTCTTTGAGTGCCACACGGGTCAAACCACCCGGCACCATTTGCACTGATTTGCTGGTCAGCACATAAGGCCGCAAATCAATGTGACGCGGGGCAATACCACTCTCGACAAAGGTAGGGCAACTGGACAGGCTCAGGGTCGGCTGGGCAATGTAGCCACCAGGGTTTGCCTGGACAGCCTTTTTAAAATCCTCCACTTCGGCTTTGGTCGCCGCAGGGCCAACCAACATGCCGTAGCCGCCAGCACCGTGCACCTCTTTGACCACCAAGTCTTTCATATTGGCCAGCACATAACCCAAGTCATCCTTGTTGCGGCACATATAGGTTGGCACGTTGTTCAAAATGGGTTTTTCACCCAGGTAGAACTCAATCATCTTGGGCACATAGGGGTAAATCGACTTGTCATCGGCAACTCCCGTGCCTACGCCATTACAGATGTTGATATGACCCGCCTTGTAAACATCCAGCAATCCCGCACAACCGAGTGTGGAGTTCGGACGAAATACCTTTGGATCCAGAAAATCATCATCTACACGACGATAAATCACGTCTACACGTTGTGGTCCACGGGTGGTGCGCATGTAGCAGAAGTTGTCTTTGACAAACAAATCCTGCCCCTCAACCAGTTCCACACCCATTTGCTGCGCCAGGAACGCATGCTCAAAATAAGCACTGTTGTACATACCGGGTGTGAGCACCACCACGGTCGGCTCAGCGGTTGTTGCCGGGCTGCTTTCACGCAGGGTTTCCAGCAGCAAATCAGGGTAATGCGCAATCGGTGCAACGCGGTGGGCACTGAACAGGTCGGGGAAAAGCCGCATCATCATCTTGCGGTCTTCCAGCATGTAGCTCACCCCGCTGGGCACGCGCAGGTTATCTTCCAGCACGTAGTACTCGCCATTACCCTTGGCATCAGGCGCACGCACGATGTCAATGCCGGAGATTTGCGAGTACACGTTGTTGGGCAAATCCACCCCCATCATTTGTGGTCGGAACTGGGCGTTGTTTTCAATCTGCTCGCGGGGAATCAGACCCGCCTTCAATATCTCCTGGTCATGGTAGACATCATGCAGAAAGCGGTTCAAGGCAGTGACACGCTGCTCCAGACCACGCTCCATGCTGTGCCATTCGTGTGCGGGAATGATGCGCGGAATCAGGTCAAACGGAATCAGGCGCTCGGTACCCGCACCGTCTTCGTCTTTTTCGCCATAGACCGCAAAGGTGATGCCAACACGGCGAAAGATCATCTCGGCCTCTTCACGACGCTTGGCCATCATGTCGCCCGGTTGGCGGGCTAGCCATTCATCGTAGATTTTGTAGTGATCACGAATCTGCTTGCCTCCAGAGAAAAACTCATAGGGCAGTTGGGTGTACATCTCGTCAAATTTCTGCATCATTTTCACTCCTGGGTACAGCTTAGCAAGCTTTGGGCCATCTTC is a window of Rhodoferax lithotrophicus DNA encoding:
- a CDS encoding circularly permuted type 2 ATP-grasp protein; the protein is MQKFDEMYTQLPYEFFSGGKQIRDHYKIYDEWLARQPGDMMAKRREEAEMIFRRVGITFAVYGEKDEDGAGTERLIPFDLIPRIIPAHEWHSMERGLEQRVTALNRFLHDVYHDQEILKAGLIPREQIENNAQFRPQMMGVDLPNNVYSQISGIDIVRAPDAKGNGEYYVLEDNLRVPSGVSYMLEDRKMMMRLFPDLFSAHRVAPIAHYPDLLLETLRESSPATTAEPTVVVLTPGMYNSAYFEHAFLAQQMGVELVEGQDLFVKDNFCYMRTTRGPQRVDVIYRRVDDDFLDPKVFRPNSTLGCAGLLDVYKAGHINICNGVGTGVADDKSIYPYVPKMIEFYLGEKPILNNVPTYMCRNKDDLGYVLANMKDLVVKEVHGAGGYGMLVGPAATKAEVEDFKKAVQANPGGYIAQPTLSLSSCPTFVESGIAPRHIDLRPYVLTSKSVQMVPGGLTRVALKEGSLVVNSSQGGGTKDTWILEDDVNTSQSQSQS